From the genome of Sphingobium aromaticiconvertens, one region includes:
- a CDS encoding BrnT family toxin yields the protein MDSKNVAGFDWDEGNQAKCQKHGVTLAEIESVFAGTPSIGPDAAHSTVETRFLAIGRASSGRHVFLAFTWRDRDGARYIRPISARYMHAKEVQHYEQG from the coding sequence ATGGATAGCAAAAATGTCGCTGGCTTCGATTGGGACGAAGGCAACCAGGCAAAATGCCAGAAGCATGGTGTCACGCTGGCGGAAATCGAAAGCGTGTTCGCCGGTACGCCGTCCATAGGGCCAGATGCCGCGCATTCGACGGTGGAGACGCGCTTTCTGGCGATCGGCCGCGCGAGCAGTGGCCGTCATGTGTTTCTGGCTTTCACCTGGCGCGATCGGGACGGAGCCAGATACATTCGCCCGATCAGCGCCCGTTACATGCACGCCAAGGAGGTGCAGCACTATGAGCAAGGATAA
- a CDS encoding type II toxin-antitoxin system RelE/ParE family toxin, whose translation MKQISFLGDSLARLRDFPDDARSEAGHQLNEVQIGNDPDDWKPMKTIGPGVREIRIREQSGAFRVIYLATLPEAVLVLHAFQKKTQATPQKDIELAANRLRAWRKE comes from the coding sequence GTGAAACAGATTTCGTTCCTGGGTGACAGCCTCGCTCGGCTTCGTGATTTTCCTGATGATGCCCGTTCCGAAGCGGGTCATCAGCTCAACGAGGTCCAGATCGGCAACGATCCCGACGACTGGAAGCCGATGAAAACCATTGGCCCCGGCGTGCGCGAAATCAGGATCAGGGAGCAATCCGGGGCTTTCCGGGTGATCTATCTGGCGACGTTACCGGAGGCGGTGCTTGTCCTCCACGCCTTCCAGAAGAAAACCCAGGCGACCCCGCAGAAGGACATTGAGCTGGCCGCGAACCGTTTACGGGCATGGAGGAAGGAATAG
- the mobQ gene encoding MobQ family relaxase — MAIYHCSVKVISRATGRSAVAAAAYRSGERLTDERLGKCHDYTRKSDIEHREIMAPDRTPDWMLDRAQLWNGVEAAERRKDAQLAREVEISLPRELDAEGRRALVDTYVREQFVSQGMIADVSLHRGHSADGQEQPHAHVMLTMRDLTGEGFGKKNRDWNAAERLEGWRSAWADHANQALERAGCDERIDHRSLKDQREAARTRGDAEGQEDLGREPLGKVPLSAVAMERKGRPTERGDEQRGVQARNRERRELTQQLRELSARIAETMRGIGDKAKGMAQGLRDRLSAAWGSQDQADDRGAAERIAEATAQRVERDKDAPEPGSAAERIASRMGSKGGGSDHDQAERDLERDRSKERDRGRER; from the coding sequence GTGGCGATCTACCATTGTTCGGTCAAAGTCATCTCGCGGGCCACCGGGCGCAGCGCGGTGGCCGCTGCCGCCTATCGGTCGGGCGAGCGGCTGACCGACGAGCGCCTTGGCAAATGCCACGACTACACGCGCAAGTCCGACATCGAGCATCGCGAGATCATGGCTCCCGATCGCACCCCTGACTGGATGCTCGATCGCGCCCAGCTCTGGAACGGCGTCGAGGCGGCGGAGCGGCGCAAGGACGCCCAGCTTGCCCGCGAGGTGGAAATCTCCCTTCCGCGTGAACTGGACGCGGAGGGGCGGCGCGCCCTGGTCGACACCTATGTGCGCGAGCAGTTCGTGTCCCAGGGCATGATTGCGGACGTGTCGCTGCACCGGGGCCATTCGGCGGACGGGCAGGAGCAGCCGCACGCGCATGTGATGCTGACCATGCGCGACCTGACTGGCGAGGGGTTCGGGAAGAAGAACCGGGACTGGAATGCGGCCGAGCGGCTTGAGGGGTGGCGTTCGGCCTGGGCCGACCATGCCAACCAGGCATTGGAGCGGGCAGGGTGCGATGAGCGCATAGACCATCGGTCGTTGAAGGATCAGCGCGAGGCGGCACGGACAAGGGGCGACGCGGAGGGGCAAGAGGATCTAGGTCGGGAGCCGTTGGGCAAGGTGCCGTTGTCGGCGGTGGCGATGGAGCGCAAGGGCAGGCCCACCGAGCGCGGCGACGAACAGCGCGGGGTGCAGGCGCGCAACCGGGAGCGGCGCGAGCTGACGCAGCAGCTTCGCGAACTCAGCGCCAGGATCGCGGAAACCATGCGCGGCATCGGCGACAAGGCCAAGGGCATGGCGCAGGGCCTACGCGACCGTCTCAGCGCCGCATGGGGTAGTCAGGACCAGGCCGACGATCGCGGCGCGGCCGAGCGGATCGCGGAGGCGACGGCGCAGCGGGTCGAGCGGGATAAGGACGCCCCGGAGCCGGGGAGCGCCGCCGAGCGCATTGCGTCGCGCATGGGCAGTAAGGGTGGCGGGTCGGATCACGATCAGGCCGAGCGCGACCTAGAGCGGGATCGCAGCAAGGAACGGGACAGGGGCCGCGAACGGTAA
- a CDS encoding helix-turn-helix domain-containing protein, translating into MEVQTFDSVFDALADTPAEAANMKARSELLSALKSRIRAWDMPQEAAAARLGITRPRLNDLLRGKLSKFSLDALVNLATASGLTLEIRIAEAA; encoded by the coding sequence ATGGAAGTCCAGACTTTCGATAGCGTCTTTGACGCACTGGCCGACACCCCGGCAGAGGCCGCGAACATGAAGGCGCGCTCCGAGCTGCTGTCTGCCCTGAAAAGCCGTATCCGCGCATGGGACATGCCACAGGAAGCGGCGGCGGCACGCCTTGGCATCACCCGCCCCCGGCTCAACGATCTGCTGCGCGGGAAGCTCAGCAAATTCTCCCTCGATGCGCTGGTGAACCTCGCCACGGCATCCGGCCTGACGTTAGAAATCAGGATCGCGGAGGCAGCATAA
- a CDS encoding BrnA antitoxin family protein: MSKDKPIPLLSSDEEAEDFVGSADLTGYDLSALTPTRFEFGSKDARINMRLPAQLLEQVKATAASKGMPYQRFIRQALEQALHR; encoded by the coding sequence ATGAGCAAGGATAAACCCATTCCGCTGTTGTCCAGCGATGAGGAGGCCGAGGACTTTGTGGGTTCGGCCGATCTGACCGGCTATGATCTTTCGGCGCTCACGCCCACGCGGTTTGAGTTCGGCAGCAAGGACGCGCGGATCAACATGCGTCTACCCGCGCAATTGCTCGAACAGGTCAAAGCGACCGCTGCCAGCAAGGGCATGCCGTATCAGCGGTTCATTCGTCAGGCGCTGGAGCAGGCGTTGCACCGGTAG